The genomic segment gacatttagcatacctcaaaaacttaaaatattttctttgcatgttgaacatacttacttggcgttgagggattcattggatttcgcttggggccactactgcacatactaacatgaatttcaacacttaacttgcatagcttagacgtaggtacgcGCACTCACCATCGAAGTAAATAAATGGCTTATGACTTTCTAGATCGCTCGGGACTTGATCTCGTTTAATCGTactaaccatgacatcaaaccccgaaGAAAACTCTAAGATGACGTGTGAATATTTCCCAACCATAAAAGCATGAACTCactatttgaatttgaaaagaaGGGGAAACCAATTATTCGGACAGAaggagtggcgctcgggcggtaagaaattaccgctcgagcgccgagctaAAAATTAAATTCTCGACGGGTGGCGCTCGGTCGGTAAaatgttaccgctcgggcgccgagtttTCTGAAGCTCTACTCTCGGACAGAATGAGTGGCGCTCAGGCGGTGAggaattaccgctcgggcgccgagtgtACTGAACTCGCGATTTGCCTCCTAATACCCTTAACcaaaaatacgattcgtgaaaCAATCCATCGAGACTAATCCTAGGACACTGTGAAACTAACTCGATTCCATAAAACGTCCCAAACGTTCTCAAAGAAACGACGCACCACACCCAACTCAATAAACCCATAAACTCAAATTTTAACACCAAAATAGTTTTCACGACTACTCGCTCTCTCAAGTGCCTAACGACGCGAAACAAAACGTTAATGACCTTCCCAAAATCATTACCTGCATACCTAAATGCAGCAGCGACCATCCGTCAATCaacaacgaagcctgcaaccataaaacttaagaacacatcaatatcaaaattttcagaaaacacAGTTTGATCAGtctcacgaaaaacgtcataactcactcaattgttatccaaatatttcgaatttgctgtcaaatcgaaggtattgaAAATTTCTACGATTTTTGTGTCGAActtttctcagaatcacgaccaAAATGTCGCAGTTTTGAAATTGACAGCAAAAACGTGGTTTGAGATCCCAAAAACGTTCAAAATGCGCTCTAAACCATTTCTGCTCAAACTTTACACATCACCCATGTATTTTACGCATAATAaataacacaacgcataatatgacaagatcgatgtataaacgaaagaatatacgtgcattttgatatttaaaactcacgatacggcgataccgaagcggagacagAGCGAGGCTTGATCTGGGACGAACTTGGCACTAtcttcttgcaataaaatcacctaaaacttgctggaaattcaaAAGGGAGGGGCGGCTACTCTAAGGTggaggaaccctaggttttgctctCCAAAATATAAAAGATCTGAAAAaaatgtgtaggtgtgtgttgtgtgtttggtgtgtgtaaaaatatgtaagtgtgtgtgagtgtgtgaaacgtgtgtgtgttttaaatTAGGAGTAATTAGTACTAATTTAACTAGTTAAAATACTAACAAAAGTTAACTCATACTAATTTTATACAACTcctcaattaaaaataaatacatacTAATTTTCTAAAATTCTCCTTTTTAACAGATAGAATGCATAAAGCCAATTTTAGAAGTttcaaaattataaattcactaattacataatttaagctttaaaatgctaaactaaatgaattatttaaaatgcctcatcctcaacttaaaataaaataccatgttTTAAATTTGCCAAACTCGTCGCCGGTCTCCTtccctcgatcccgcatcgaataatcgcttgaaacatgaaactcgaaaaatattttaactgcatcgcattaatataaataatttaaaagaatgcaagtttcacaaattatgcatcactaaactcattttaaaatttaataaatgatttaacaattaaataaatgcatggatttTACGTATACTGAATTTGGTCTCTACAATAATAGTAGCAGTAGGGATACATCTGAGAATCTGATTCTTGATCTTGTTGAAGGTGTCCTCGATTATATTGACTCAatagtaataaacaatctttattttaatataattcattatttaatggtttattatttctttatctgtatactcatgtgaataacatagataaagacctttattatactttaatacaaataaatcgTAATTCGacgttgaaactcatttgtaaacactgtatgatctaaattcgttcctagtcgattcagccgcctaaaacatggataaaggtcgcttgagctcgagactagtatctttGATGTTGTGtacgcgtttcttggtaagggcataaagatgtccaaacatgcagatggatagtcatatgatgattataccgaacaaccctcacTCGGACTTTCTAAGTGGtcatcattcatcgagaggataaatccgtggttatgattgtataccattagtccttaaatcccgggacaacactgaggctctatatgctagggttatgctttgactcgtttaccgatccagaagagtcatcaggtggcgagattgggtacagttgcgacacatgtaggagccagtgcattgtagtcgagaattcaccgctcacctacgggtgtggatatcctacgtgatctgatgaaataatagtgcatggaatatTTGGTCAGAGTATGAAATGTATGTTAGAGAATGAGTTCTCTAATTATACATGTGAAGCCACTATTTGTTCTCAAATAtgtgtcacatagttatcgaattattatgcaaccctcgataaactaatggttgcagattcgatcaggatatataagatgaaaggaccgtactgtacgttaatcataactgactggttcttgtaggcactGTCAGTGATACCTAaaaatcatggggcgatgctactagacgctcttgccatggttcgatgggtttaatcagaaatatgatttctcacattctcatgatcaattaTTGATACATAGAATGAGGCAAATTAGgataagcccgaataaaagattatgtcctgaatcacaaagaatcGTTAACTcacagctagctgtatccctgaaccattgagggtcacacaagtactggattattttgtccccgttgagataataaattcaaggagttgaatttataaaaaaacattgagagaataaattcaaatagttgaatttatataaaattatgatatagtaaattcaagaagttgaatttatgataattaaaatttgagaaaacaaattcaaggaattgaatttatgagatagtaaattcaaaaagttgaatttataaaatttggagaggataaattcaaggagttgaatttataaaatttggaaatttaaattattaaactcaaaagttgagtttattaaatattaaattttagaggtgataaattcaaagagttgaattataatttaaatattaaattcaaatgttgtaTTTTGGCCTCCATATTTTGCTGAAAATATGCAACCAGATCTAGCTTCACAGTTTGATCGTGCTCCACCATTTAAGAGAGCAAGAAACTCTGAAAACAAGCAGCCAGTTATTCAGACAAATGGTACCGGAAGTAATGGTACCAGCCACATATTTTACAAGACACGAATATGTGCTAAATTCATGGATGGTATGTGCCGTAATGGCGAGCATTGCACTTTTGCTCACGGTACTGAGGATTTACGTGTGCCCCCTCCGAATTGGCAAGAGCTTATTCGAGAAAAGGATAGGGGTCCTGGGAGTAATTGGAATGATGATCAAAGAATGGTTAATAGGACGAAAATCTGCAAGAAATATTACAATGGAGGTGAGTGTCCATATGGGGAGAAGTGTATCTTCCTCCACGAACGGGCTCCTTCAAACTTCAATGCTGAAGTGCCTTGGCAGAGGGAGAGTTCTGCTATAAGCATAGGAACTAGAAGGGATGCCTCGTGGAGCAGCAGCGATTTTAGTCAACCTGATTTGAGTAAGCACGTTACTGGGGGCTCGGATACTTACCAAGTAAGGATGAGTTTTTGGAAAACCAAGTTATGCAGTAAATGGGAGATTGGTCAGTGTCCATATGGAGACAGATGCTATTACGCTCATGGCCAATCAGGTACATGTGATACACATTATCACCGTTCAATTTAATGCCCTTTTTTCCATGACCATTTTTTATACTTCTTCGGTTGATCTGGGAAATTATATATAGGTCTCGTGCACTTTCATTTGTTTGGGTTAATTGAACCTTATAGGCACATACGGCATCGCTGTGAGTAACATTTAGCGGATCTCACACCTTAAACAAACAAAGTCTTCctataaaaaaaacaacaaacTCGAGTGTTTTTTTGTCTATTCAACCTCAATTAGTTTGTTAATGCGATAGTCATATACTAGTGCCTTTGATGTTTCCATTACATTCTTTTTTTAAACAAAGGGAAAAAATCGGTTCCCTATTTTCTTGTTTTACATATTCTGTGGTTGTTTAGAAGCTTTTTTTTGTTCTTTTCTCATACTCTATAACGCATGTAGCGAAATTATACGATTGGAGACTACGAGTACCTACTTTCACTTTGTACTCACCATTTTCTTACTCTAGTTGAACTATACAAAAACTTTTCGTTTGATTgtcttttgtatttttatacagAACATTTATCTataatttttgaattatttgCCGTATACCTTTCTTTTTTGCTTTTTGTACAAAGATTTGTATGATGATAGAAAAGTACTATTTCTACTTTGACAGACTTGAAGGTTTCTGGTTCACGTGTGGAGACAGAACAAATAACGAACTCTGACTCCATCCCGGCCAAATCTATGGCTACTCCAGGAAATCATGTGGTTGGTTCTCCTCTTGGTGAAGCTGGAGAAGATAAGAAGTTGGCGAAATGGAAACTGTCCAAGAAAATTAATCGAATTTACGCTGACTGGATAGATGATCTATCGCCACCACACTGCTCACCGAACAAAAAGGATGATATAGGAACTTTGGGATAATTATTTTTTCGGTTACTAACATCCCAAAAACTATTGCTGATAGGTTATGATCTTATATCTGTGTTTGTTACTGTGTTTTGGGCAGCTCCATTGCGCAGTGGTGATTGcactattatttatttattgtagaAAATTTAATAAGGAATTCACATTTTCTCATGATATGCAATTCACGATTTGTTTCTTAGTTGAGGAGCATTTGTTGGATACAAAAGCAGAAAAGCTTTTGGGGTAAAAACATACCAAATGCTTTATAGCTTAAATGACGATGTTTGGGTTGTTATCTACTTATCTTTAAGCTATAAAATaacatcataaatcataaaataaaattattcgaTAGTTGTCgtctcaaataataaaaattcatcAAACAGTTAACCATACGATATTTTCATCACATACTAAAATAGCCTTTCACTTAAaaacaatatttcaaaattcataAACTCAAATTTATTTAATGCACAAATACTAGAATGACTCGATTAAGTGTCTTCTACTATGAACTGCTCATCCTCTTCGGGCAGCATCAACTCAGtcttcctcacctgcatcgacgAGAACTAGTAAACCTAGAAGTCCAGCAAGCCCTGCCAGAAATAACAAGTATTATATGATAAAATAAGacataaattaaacatttttcTTCAGactttaacatataaaaaaatattttttcctcACTTCATATTTTTATAAACCAACATTGTAGTCAAACAATCAACTTTTTTCTTAAAACTTCATCAACTTCATATcctcaaaaataattttatgaaatgtggCTTAGAAAATTTCTCCGGTCAAAATTATAGTCGCTTGGTCAAGCATACAAGGATCCAAGTTTGACAGAGcatctgtagtgacccgttccagaatcacctactaatcaaaaactaagcatgcaattaacctaattaattataatcagagataacagcggaaatatggccaacaacaatagtggttatacaacccaatcgaagtctagaataactccaaataaaatatccaatacaaccatatcgaatcaaaacaataccgataaactaaacccaccagctactcaacgtcctcctcctgctcctcctgagctgtccaacctgaggcctgccccgtgggaatggggtgtccaagaataaacaaaaccgaggacgtgagcgataagaacgcccagtactaaagtatgagtatacagacctatatgaaatgcacatgctatgatcatgataccggggtagtcaagaaacaggagtcacaaaaggatctcaacaatgctcagtctagaggcgccaagtggatagtgccgcgcggtacacctctgggtcactgcatccactacaagacagacgtggacctaaaatgtcccggaccaccgaagccctcccgacccgtcggccactgtgtactctcggtgtccatgcgtccacaagacagggctgagcggccccaagatatagcttatctcgaaagagatacagctcaacagtaaaggctatctcgaaggaggtacggctcaacatgaaatgcaacgtgcagtaataaacgtgacataatagcatgcatcatatgacatatatcaatgcaccacataatcatgcaacacatataagaatgtatactcaaccaggatatctcggatagtactttcgtacctctatcacagcaagcctagccttacgcaacaccgctaatcaggtctagaacaagcctacgcatcaaaagcatactcaatcaatactaccatgctcgactagcaaaaccagtactccctagtactaccaaaggtttagggtttaccttcgtccgtcgacagccctttgatgtcgattgccttgaaactcaggcgccgctacgctactactcctggcagctcttagctatcgctcgaccaacaactaaccctagaaaccttccaaactctccaaaatgagagaaaactcaagaaattggcaagtcaaaaatgagaaatccgagcactatttataggccatgttcggatcctccgaacaacacttcggaacgtccgaacgctacgtgtccattggctcttgacagctcatgttcggatcatccgatcatacacttcggaccgtccgaacatgcacgtgtccagctgctcttgacacctcatgatcggatccaccgaaccaacttcggaccttccgaactcttcggtgcttccgaaccatcttcggtccgtccgatcatgactcggtcaaaattacaccttaaaccttcttaatcaccattactccgttaattacccaatttggaattcgggctactacagcaTCACTTACCAGAAAGCCAACACCCGAAGCCCGTAATGGTGGCAAATTAGCACTGACATGAAGGACGATGCCCAGAGCCCATAATGGTGGCAAAGAAACACGACGAGAAATTCGACGCAGAGAGCCCGTAATCGGTCATAACTTCGCCACAAGTGATTAAACTCTCTTAATATTTTCGTAAATCATTCCAAGACACATGCTACTCGAGAAGGCCTTTAATTGTCTAAACCAAACTCACGTTGCATGCACGCTGTAACCCACACATGCTGCCCATGAATAAAAAACAGACTCACGCTAATACATACATAAATAAACCCACTCACGCtaattcatataaaaaaaaacttacacACACTGACAGCAACATATACACCCAATGCTTGGGGCATTATGGTAACATTTTGGCCGAAAATggttatttttaagtttttaacGAATCCGTGGATTTGTTCCAGCAAATGATCGTTGCTGGTATTTAGCCCATGACTGAAAAATTGAGAAGCCTTattgttttttctttttttttaatgaaaatgatttcattaagaaaatATAAAAAGTTTATAGCCCAGGAGATATAACAATGAAGCGTATACGAAAGTAAGAGCGACATACAACAAAATGTCTATCATATAATTATATCAGTAGCAGTAGGGATACATCTGAGAATCTGAATTTTGATCTTGTTGAAGGTGTCCTCGATGTTCAACGCTTCATTTTCAAACATGACATGGTTGCGTGGCATACAAATATGATAAATCGTATATGCAAGTGCAGCGCTTCTCATCTTCATCAATGTGGAATTCCCTTTGTAAGTTGTTCTAAATTCCCTTAGAACAGCTGTCGGAGATCCCATAGCTTTGTTCATTTGAAGCTAAAACTGAATACGTTACCaaattattttcgaaatatgacAGCTGAAATAGAGCTATGTGATAGATTCATCAGCCGCT from the Primulina eburnea isolate SZY01 chromosome 3, ASM2296580v1, whole genome shotgun sequence genome contains:
- the LOC140827167 gene encoding zinc finger CCCH domain-containing protein 39-like, with the protein product MQPDLASQFDRAPPFKRARNSENKQPVIQTNGTGSNGTSHIFYKTRICAKFMDGMCRNGEHCTFAHGTEDLRVPPPNWQELIREKDRGPGSNWNDDQRMVNRTKICKKYYNGGECPYGEKCIFLHERAPSNFNAEVPWQRESSAISIGTRRDASWSSSDFSQPDLSKHVTGGSDTYQVRMSFWKTKLCSKWEIGQCPYGDRCYYAHGQSDLKVSGSRVETEQITNSDSIPAKSMATPGNHVVGSPLGEAGEDKKLAKWKLSKKINRIYADWIDDLSPPHCSPNKKDDIGTLG